A single genomic interval of Zobellia nedashkovskayae harbors:
- a CDS encoding phosphatase PAP2 family protein, with product MWQELIQQDKELFLILNNLGTPQWDGFWLFISDKFSAIPLYAVLLFLAYKTYGIKKTLVLLVTVILLIVVTDQLGNFFKYGVQRLRPCHDPDLDGLVRLVKSSCGGKFGYFSAHAANSFAVASFFTLVLKHKYSYIGIFLMSWALLVAYSRIYLGVHFPLDVLTGVLIGLFFSWLFSKLYIFAIEKYLYDIKL from the coding sequence ATGTGGCAAGAACTTATTCAACAAGATAAAGAGCTCTTCCTTATTCTGAACAATTTGGGCACACCCCAATGGGATGGTTTTTGGTTGTTTATTTCAGACAAATTTAGCGCCATACCGTTATATGCGGTCTTATTGTTCTTGGCGTATAAAACATATGGGATTAAAAAGACCTTGGTTCTTTTGGTTACTGTTATACTATTAATTGTGGTTACCGATCAATTAGGTAATTTCTTTAAATATGGGGTTCAGCGTTTGCGACCTTGTCATGACCCTGATTTGGATGGCTTGGTAAGGTTAGTTAAATCATCCTGTGGAGGTAAATTCGGTTACTTTTCTGCACATGCAGCAAATAGTTTTGCCGTAGCATCTTTCTTTACCTTAGTGCTAAAGCACAAATATAGTTACATAGGAATTTTCTTGATGTCTTGGGCACTTCTAGTCGCTTATAGTAGAATCTATTTGGGCGTTCATTTTCCGTTAGATGTGTTAACGGGGGTTCTAATAGGACTGTTTTTTAGCTGGTTATTTTCAAAGTTGTATATATTTGCAATAGAGAAATATCTGTATGATATCAAACTTTAG
- a CDS encoding ArnT family glycosyltransferase, with protein sequence MISNFRYWSLLVLIVLVYVAGMFVTLIEPDSAQFAVMAMRMVQENDFVNLIKGGAQYLDKPHLHFWLAAFSFKIFGLFDWAYRIPAILVTLLGAYSCYGLGKLLYNTNTGKLAALIFLTAQTIVLSVIDVRTDAVLTAFTILSIWQFATYIEKRTLLSIILGGLAAGLAFSSKGQIALFVIGVAIICHLSYTRKWESLVSWKVLVGLAFFGIAIAPMLYAYYHQFDLHPEKVIRGTANRSGILFIFWEQSLERTGGAMGETSKDYFFFFHTFLWVFIPWTIPALFAVGSRIRALFKLKFSYNPKFEFLTLGTIVIFFIVASLSQFKLPHYLNIVIPLFAVLTASYISDLIRFDKKKTLKILLGSQYFVLSIVFTAILFICFYVFKFQSFIASVLLIVLLMVIIYFCLKREARFLRIITISIYSSLLLNSVLNLHFYPELLKYQAGSSMANVVSEEQIPVDQIYRISDFNTWALDFYNHHPVRHKSLKNIKEKKDIWIYVNDIDLRRVKDAGLDWDQQFTENDYQVSMLSKDFLNPSTRKRALKKMHLIHIR encoded by the coding sequence ATGATATCAAACTTTAGATATTGGTCTTTATTGGTGTTAATTGTTTTGGTTTACGTAGCCGGAATGTTTGTTACCCTAATTGAACCAGATTCTGCCCAATTTGCTGTAATGGCAATGAGAATGGTTCAAGAGAACGACTTTGTCAATCTTATAAAAGGTGGCGCTCAGTATCTTGATAAGCCACATTTACACTTTTGGCTTGCTGCTTTTTCCTTTAAAATTTTCGGATTATTTGACTGGGCCTATAGAATACCGGCTATACTAGTTACTTTATTAGGAGCTTATAGTTGTTACGGTTTAGGTAAGCTACTCTATAATACAAATACGGGGAAATTGGCAGCGTTGATTTTCCTAACTGCACAAACTATAGTATTGTCGGTGATAGATGTTAGAACTGATGCGGTTCTTACAGCTTTTACCATTTTATCTATTTGGCAGTTTGCTACTTATATTGAAAAGCGGACGTTGCTTTCTATTATTTTGGGAGGATTAGCAGCAGGTTTAGCCTTTTCATCTAAAGGCCAGATTGCACTTTTTGTAATTGGCGTAGCCATTATTTGTCATTTGAGCTATACCAGGAAATGGGAGAGTTTAGTTAGTTGGAAGGTTTTGGTAGGACTAGCTTTTTTTGGAATAGCCATAGCTCCAATGCTGTATGCTTATTACCACCAGTTTGATCTACATCCAGAAAAGGTTATTCGCGGAACTGCGAACCGTAGCGGTATTCTTTTTATTTTTTGGGAACAGAGCTTAGAGCGCACAGGTGGAGCAATGGGGGAGACGTCTAAAGACTATTTTTTCTTTTTTCATACCTTTTTATGGGTTTTTATACCGTGGACCATTCCTGCTCTTTTTGCGGTTGGTTCTCGGATTAGAGCATTATTCAAACTGAAATTTTCGTATAATCCAAAGTTTGAGTTTTTGACTTTAGGTACAATTGTTATCTTTTTTATAGTGGCCAGTCTTTCTCAGTTTAAATTACCGCATTACCTGAATATAGTAATTCCTCTATTTGCTGTCCTAACTGCATCGTATATAAGTGATTTAATCAGGTTTGATAAGAAAAAGACTCTCAAGATACTTTTAGGTTCGCAATATTTTGTTCTTAGTATAGTCTTTACGGCCATTTTGTTCATTTGCTTTTATGTTTTCAAGTTTCAAAGTTTTATAGCTTCGGTTCTTTTGATTGTTTTACTAATGGTCATCATTTATTTCTGTTTAAAAAGAGAAGCTCGTTTTCTACGAATTATTACGATATCTATCTATAGTTCTTTGCTTTTAAATTCTGTATTGAATCTTCATTTTTACCCTGAGCTTTTGAAATACCAGGCAGGATCTAGCATGGCTAATGTAGTGTCAGAAGAGCAAATACCTGTAGACCAAATTTATCGCATATCTGATTTTAATACATGGGCACTAGATTTTTATAACCACCACCCTGTAAGGCATAAATCATTAAAAAATATAAAAGAGAAAAAAGATATTTGGATTTACGTAAATGATATAGATTTACGAAGGGTTAAAGATGCCGGTCTTGATTGGGACCAGCAGTTTACTGAAAATGATTATCAGGTTTCAATGCTTAGTAAAGATTTCTTGAATCCATCTACCCGAAAGAGAGCATTAAAGAAAATGCACCTTATTCATATTCGTTAA
- a CDS encoding MATE family efflux transporter, with product MFQQYTKEFKYNIKLSVPVILGMLGHTFVQLADNIMVGQLGTAELAAVSLGNSFVFIAMSLGIGFSTAITPLVAEADGAGNKANAKSALKHGLVLCTVLSLMLFGVILIAKPLMYSMRQSEEVVALAIPYLDLVAFSLVPLIIFQAFKQFSEGLSQTKYPMYATIMANVVNVVLNYLLIFGSFGFPKMGIVGAAIGTLVSRILMVIYIWYILKSKKKFHDYVTGFNFKTIEKKVIKKIINLGFPSALQMFFEVAIFTAAIWLSGVLGKNAQAANQIALNLSSMTFMFGMGLGIAAMIRVGNQKGLRNFVELRRIGKSIFFLTLLLEIFFAALFLLGRHWFPTIYLDLDDVMNVADNTEVIALAAELLLVAAFFQISDGVQVVVLGALRGLQDVKIPTLITFIAYWGIGFPVSYYLGLYTDLASTGIWIGLLTGLSASAVMLYIRFNYLTKKLIVNS from the coding sequence TTGTTTCAGCAATACACTAAAGAATTTAAATATAATATTAAGCTTTCCGTACCCGTAATATTGGGAATGTTAGGCCATACTTTTGTACAATTGGCCGATAACATTATGGTAGGGCAACTAGGTACGGCAGAACTGGCAGCGGTTTCTTTGGGTAACAGTTTTGTGTTCATAGCCATGTCTTTAGGAATAGGTTTCTCTACAGCAATAACTCCTCTGGTTGCTGAGGCGGATGGCGCCGGGAACAAGGCAAATGCTAAAAGTGCCTTAAAGCATGGTTTGGTTTTATGTACTGTTCTTAGCTTGATGTTGTTTGGAGTCATATTAATTGCAAAACCCTTAATGTATTCTATGCGGCAGTCCGAAGAAGTGGTGGCATTGGCCATACCATATTTGGATTTGGTCGCTTTTTCGTTAGTTCCGTTAATTATATTTCAAGCTTTCAAGCAGTTTTCTGAAGGACTATCTCAAACTAAGTACCCAATGTATGCAACAATTATGGCCAATGTGGTAAACGTTGTGCTTAATTATTTGTTGATTTTCGGTTCTTTCGGTTTTCCTAAAATGGGTATTGTAGGTGCGGCAATCGGTACATTGGTTTCACGAATTTTAATGGTAATATATATCTGGTATATACTCAAAAGCAAAAAGAAATTTCATGATTATGTCACTGGATTTAATTTCAAGACTATTGAAAAAAAGGTAATCAAAAAAATCATCAATTTAGGTTTCCCTTCGGCATTACAAATGTTTTTTGAAGTGGCGATTTTTACAGCTGCTATATGGCTTAGTGGTGTACTAGGAAAGAATGCCCAGGCTGCAAATCAGATTGCGCTAAATTTGAGTAGTATGACTTTTATGTTTGGCATGGGATTAGGTATTGCGGCCATGATTCGTGTGGGAAACCAAAAAGGATTGCGCAATTTTGTAGAGTTGAGGCGTATTGGTAAATCCATATTTTTTCTCACATTGTTGTTAGAAATATTTTTTGCAGCTCTATTTTTATTAGGTAGACATTGGTTCCCAACTATATATTTAGATTTGGACGATGTTATGAATGTTGCCGATAATACGGAAGTAATCGCCTTGGCTGCGGAACTATTGCTGGTAGCTGCCTTTTTCCAGATTTCGGATGGAGTACAAGTAGTGGTCTTAGGTGCGCTCAGAGGATTGCAAGATGTAAAAATACCAACATTAATAACCTTCATAGCCTATTGGGGTATAGGTTTCCCGGTAAGTTATTATTTAGGATTATATACAGATTTGGCAAGCACGGGCATATGGATAGGATTGCTTACCGGGCTTAGCGCATCGGCGGTTATGTTGTATATTCGCTTCAATTATTTGACTAAAAAGTTAATAGTAAATTCATAA